In Porites lutea chromosome 1, jaPorLute2.1, whole genome shotgun sequence, a single genomic region encodes these proteins:
- the LOC140928163 gene encoding uncharacterized protein, whose product MGRGMTHNELRQSGFWLINGSSKVARFISSCVTCRRLRRPTEQQKMACLPDDRLEPAPPFSFCAVDYFGPFIVKERRSETKRYGVLFTCMGSRSVHLETANSLESSSFINALRRFMNRRGAVRQLRSDQGTNFIGARSELKAALCEMNQDHVQDYLLRNGCEWIPFKLNVPHSSHMGGTWERMIRSVRNALEPLLLQAGSQLDDETLRTLLTEVECIINSRPLSVDNLCDAEAPEPLTPNHLLTMKPKRVLPPPGKFQRADMYCRRRWRRVQYLANEFWLRWRGRVSSNVTSQAKVGPA is encoded by the coding sequence ATGGGTCGTGGTATGACGCATAACGAGTTGCGGCAAAGTGGCTTTTGGTTGATCAATGGTTCATCAAAAGTAGCGAGGTTTATATCGAGTTGTGTGACATGTAGACGACTGCGTAGGCCCACTGAGCAGCAGAAGATGGCCTGCCTTCCTGACGACAGACTTGAACCAGCTCCTCCCTTTTCGTTTTGTgccgttgattactttggaccGTTCATTGTCAAAGAGAGAAGAAGTGAAACTAAACGCTATGGAGTATTGTTTACATGTATGGGGTCACGAAGTGTTCATCTAGAGACTGCCAATTCATTGGAGAGTTCTTCATTTATCAATGCATTGAGACGTTTCATGAATCGGAGAGGTGCTGTGAGACAACTGAGGTCCGACCAAGGGACAAATTTCATTGGTGCACGAAGCGAACTGAAAGCAGCATTATGTGAGATGAATCAAGATCATGTTCAAGACTATTTGCTAAGGAATGGATGCGAGTGGATTCCATTCAAGTTGAACGTACCCCATTCTAGTCACATGGGCGGGACATGGGAACGTATGATTCGTAGTGTACGCAACGCACTTGAACCACTACTGTTACAAGCTGGCAGCCAACTTGATGATGAGACATTGCGAACACTCTTGACAGAAGTCGAGTGCATTATTAATTCAAGACCCCTCAGCGTCGATAATTTATGTGATGCAGAAGCGCCAGAGCCGTTGACTCCTAACCATCTTCTTACTATGAAACCTAAAAGAGTGCTACCGCCCCCAGGAAAGTTTCAAAGAGCCGATATGTATTGTCGTAGACGTTGGAGAAGAGTACAGTATCTTGCAAATGAATTCTGGCTGAGATGGCGGGGCAGAGTATCTTCAAATGTTACAAGTCAGGCAAAAGTGGGTCCAGCCTAA
- the LOC140937273 gene encoding uncharacterized protein gives MACNFVQIDYSSQVQSLLLAGSYFFPLVSLTNIAVISLERFHATFFPFRHRVTKTWVYFLAIAAIWVLPGIVKAILQLPIYLVSNERKYYFSFPIYCCLCLFSIFVSYTLIFLKFRCRAHPQRVAAASLRQRKLTVTLLVTTLVSLALWLPYNIYFCVACSTPSLYSFLSPLQPIRLKNALLVLLHANSLVNPIVYSIRIPEFKKALLSLFFFVLSRGLSNNIPLLLRRSW, from the exons ATGGCTTGTAACTTCGTACAAATCGATTATTCTTCGCAAGTACAATCTTTACTATTAGCTGGCAGTTATTTCTTCCCTCTCGTCTCCCTGACAAACATTGCTGTGATTTCTTTAGAGCGATTTCACGCCACTTTCTTTCCATTTAGACATCGTGTCACCAAAACATGGGTCTACTTCTTAGCAATTGCTGCTATCTGGGTTTTACCTGGTATTGTAAAAGCGATTCTCCAATTACCAATCTACCTGGTCTCAAACGAGCGGAAGTATTATTTTTCGTTTCCAATATATTGTTGTTTGTGTCTCTTTAGTATCTTCGTTTCTTACACacttattttcttaaagtttcgTTGTAGAGCCCATCCTCAGCGCGTTGCTGCAGCTAgtttaagacaaagaaaacttactGTGACATTGTTAGTAACAACTTTGGTATCTTTAGCGTTGTGGCTGccatataatatatatttttgtgttgCCTGTTCAACCCCGAGTTTATATTCCTTTTTATCTCCCTTACAACCTATCCGTTTAAAAAATGCATTGCTTGTTTTACTTCATGCAAACTCCCTCGTAAATCCAATTGTGTACAGTATCAGAATTCCAGAGTTTAAAAAAGCTCTGTTGTCATTAT TCTTCTTCGTTCTTAGCCGAGGTCTTTCTAATAATATACCATTATTGTTACGGCGTAGTTGGTAA